From the genome of Spinacia oleracea cultivar Varoflay chromosome 2, BTI_SOV_V1, whole genome shotgun sequence, one region includes:
- the LOC130467714 gene encoding uncharacterized protein translates to MGHQDRLIAMYETTEEVVGLQVKAKYWNPPLEQRQIFTYMTPVRLEEIHRTGVQQFWKDWEIYLIRQSWNPNHPILINTALPKPNPQMKLCIWNVRGANKNVFMDNAKDIIANQHPQIFIFLETKADGSRAREVMMELKFHDYRVVRPVNTRGGIWVFWRNTVDLVLFDAEYHHFHALFHFKNLGKEGLVTAMHAPSNPAKRGQFWDQLRSDLPPPNSPWLVVGDMNEVISQSEKMGGRPVRGTQGRNLINFMDDAGLVDIGYNGCKYTWTNARDGMELIQERLDRALANSPWLDSFPHTKVHHLPRIHSDHSPILVSLDNCAVNGPFPFRCKEVWLSHPNFSDYFVQNWKPPNNDFLNGRNRFLNTIRNWNHNIFGNLNKQKRSIMARIEGIQIALSKKYSRFLVNLEADLLTNLNDIYKKERIIWAQKAGINWRKYADYNTKYFHTIAKIKKSKGKILTLKNDQNEWVSDQLLLKNMASSYFQCLFTSQHIQGNFIFNNKSNLKLTEEEIRDLSIMISIEEVRHNLFSMDPIKTPGPDGIQPIFFQKHWNNLGTTIYDFCVSCFRSGSVPKEINKSYIALIPKIANPSLITEFRPIGLCNTIYKLITKIISSRIKPILNRIISPLQSSFIKGRGIEDNVILVKEMAHHFHKAKKRNKIMALKLDITKAYDSLEWDFIRETLLFFDFPNLLINLIMSCITSSSISVLWNGEICDPFTPSRGIRQGDPLSSYIFVLCLDRLSTMIEDLVTQGHWKPIALTKNIKISHVFYADDVFLFSNASVDNMNVVMSVLEQFGNMSGLKLSLTKSTLIFPKSLNHNIRRDIAGNYGIKISSSFGKYLGVDIRPHKLKINNYRGLLDKTMDRIRGWQAKLLNMAGRCTLIRSVLRSFPLYAMQTSLIPSNITYAIEKCCRKFLWNKVDRSNYMARLAWDKVTLPTNIGGLGIRRLKDWNLAFMAKLGWTILDKPDKLWVRILKEKYLKNSNLLNSMPNYNHSPLWRDILRGNHILQKGLIIGIGNGRNTSIWYHHWVGEAPLYTLEDIKIPELKAHWFVNRIIRNGKWYLDEIQHLLPTHIKDLILAYPLSNNMDEEDFIRWKYSKNGDFDIKSAYHIQLHDPSPTSFSSFPWKTIWKIKCPYKYKMLLWNCCHEILPVAAILNQRIPNISPICSRCQQQKEDHLHLFRDCPQSSVLWSFIFQRVWNTEHFQFCAFYNSSWKDWIHFNLHNSASWKVIFIVAIWHIWISRNKAVFDLKMKSAFSLYNSFFIDWNSTNLALQGKSTDIKTNLPPIRKQWMPPLEGYMKLNIDGAWKSGNVAGGGGVFRRHTGSWFVGFSTKFRVHSPLASELYALREGLKIAKNFLIDKLEVETDALNLKLLLDKVKDHTHHELGPVLREVTQLLGENWIISFSHIPKTYNRVAHALAAHSLIMVVQHKLHYIIPSCAKEEYEGDFEKANPAYAEEMRRNARDQVRAMCNARKENAAKNNNIAQTSSATEIVFGSIVSTIKQVMQDKDSGKDGSNTEKGKGKAFVPFVVGSSTIPKDIEIVEVEDDEEINSVTNN, encoded by the coding sequence ATGGGGCATCAAGATCGCCTTATAGCCATGTACGAGACGACGGAGGAGGTGGTGGGGCTGCAAGTGAAAGCAAAATATTGGAATCCACCGCTAGAACAAAGACAGATATTCACTTATATGACTCCGGTGAGATTGGAGGAAATTCATCGGACGGGAGTCCAGCAGTTTTGGAAGGATTGGGAGATTTACTTGATTCGCCAGTCTTGGAATCCTAATCATCCGATTCTGATCAATACAGCTCTTCCCAAACCCAATCCCCAAATGAAATTGTGTATTTGGAATGTTCGTGGTGCAAATAAGAATGTGTTTATGGATAATGCAAAGGATATTATTGCAAATCAACATCcgcaaatttttatttttctggaAACTAAAGCAGATGGGAGTAGGGCTAGAGAGGTGATGATGGAGTTAAAATTTCATGACTACAGGGTTGTGCGTCCAGTGAATACAAGGGGGGGTATTTGGGTCTTCTGGAGAAATACAGTTGATTTGGTTCTCTTTGACGCGGAATACCATCATTTTCATGCATTATTCCATTTCAAGAATTTGGGTAAGGAGGGCCTAGTCACTGCAATGCATGCACCTAGTAATCCAGCTAAAAGGGGCCAATTTTGGGATCAATTACGCTCTGATTTGCCACCCCCTAATTCCCCATGGTTGGTTGTAGGGGATATGAATGAAGTTATTTCTCAATCTGAAAAGATGGGAGGGAGACCAGTTCGAGGAACGCAAGGCCGTAATCTGATCAACTTTATGGATGATGCGGGGCTGGTGGATATTGGCTATAATGGTTGTAAGTACACTTGGACTAATGCTAGAGATGGAATGGAGCTAATTCAGGAGCGTCTGGACCGAGCTTTAGCCAATTCTCCATGGCTGGACAGTTTTCCTCATACTAAGGTTCATCATCTCCCTCGAATTCATTCTGATCATTCTCCAATTTTAGTTTCTTTGGATAATTGTGCTGTGAATGGCCCGTTCCCTTTTAGATGCAAAGAGGTGTGGTTATCTCATCCaaatttttctgattattttGTTCAAAATtggaaacctcctaacaatgaCTTTTTAAATGGTAGGAATAGATTTTTAAATACTATTCGTAACTGGAATCATAATATCTTTGGGAACCTCAATAAACAAAAAAGATCCATTATGGCTAGAATTGAAGGAATACAAATTGCTCTTAGTAAAAAGTACTCTCGGTTTCTTGTTAATTTAGAAGCTGATCTTTTGACTAATCTTAATGATATATATAAAAAGGAGAGAATTATTTGGGCACAAAAGGCGGGTATTAATTGGCGTAAATATGCTGACTATAATACGAAATATTTTCATACTatagcaaaaattaaaaaatcaaaaggaaaaatttTAACCCTAAAAAATGATCAAAATGAATGGGTCTCTGATCAATTACTTTTAAAAAATATGGCTTCTTCTTATTTTCAGTGTCTTTTTACTTCTCAGCATATTCAGGgcaattttattttcaataacAAAAGCAATCTAAAACTTACTGAGGAGGAAATCAGAGATCTATCCATCATGATTTCAATAGAGGAGGTTAGACATAATCTCTTTTCTATGGACCCTATTAAAACCCCTGGCCCGGATGGTATCCAACCAATTTTCTTCCAAAAACACTGGAACAATCTGGGAACAACCATTTATGATTTTTGTGTTTCCTGTTTTAGGAGTGGTTCAGTTCCTAAGGAGATCAATAAGTCCTATATAGCCCTAATTCCGAAAATTGCTAATCCATCCCTTATTACGGAATTTAGGCCCATAGGGCTTTGTAAcactatttataaattaatcacAAAAATAATTTCTTCTAGAATCAAGCCTATTTTAAATCGGATTATTAGTCCGTTGCAATCTAGTTTTATCAAGGGACGAGGAATAGAGGATAATGTTATTTTGGTCAAAGAAATGGCTCATCATTTTCATAAAGCAAAAAAGAGGAATAAAATTATGGCGTTAAAATTGGATATTACGAAAGCTTATGATAGCTTAGAATGGGATTTCATAAGAGAAACCTTATTGTTTTTTGATTTCCCAAACCTTCTCATTAATCTGATCATGTCTTGTATTACATCGTCTTCTATTTCTGTTCTTTGGAATGGAGAAATTTGTGATCCTTTCACTCCTTCCAGGGGAATtaggcaaggggatcctctttCTTCTTATATTTTTGTCCTTTGTTTGGATAGACTTTCTACTATGATTGAGGATTTGGTTACTCAGGGTCATTGGAAACCTATAGCTTTgaccaaaaatattaaaatttctcATGTTTTTTATGCGGACgacgtttttctttttagtaATGCTTCGGTGGATAATATGAATGTAGTAATGTCTGTATTGGAACAATTTGGGAATATGTCAGGGTTAAAATTAAGTCTCACCAAATCAActcttatttttcctaaatCCCTTAATCATAATATAAGAAGAGACATAGCTGGTAATTATGGCATTAAGATTTCTTCCTCTTTTGGTAAATATTTGGGGGTGGATATTAGACCTCATAagctaaaaattaataattacagAGGTCTGTTGGATAAAACGATGGATAGAATAAGAGGTTGGCAAGCTAAGCTTTTGAATATGGCTGGACGTTGTACTTTAATTAGATCAGTCCTTAGATCTTTTCCTCTTTATGCCATGCAAACTTCTCTAATTCCTTCCAACATTACCTATGCTATCGAAAAATGTTGTAGAAAATTTCTTTGGAACAAGGTGGATAGAAGTAATTATATGGCAAGATTAGCTTGGGATAAAGTTACTCTTCCTACTAATATTGGAGGGTTGGGAATTAGAAGATTGAAGGATTGGAATCTGGCGTTTATGGCAAAACTAGGATGGACTATTCTTGATAAACCAGATAAATTGTGGGTAAGAATTTTAAAGGAGAAGTATCTAAAGAATTCAAACCTTTTAAACTCTATGCCTAACTACAACCATTCTCCCTTATGGAGAGATATCCTTAGGGGCAATCATATTCTTCAAAAGGGTTTAATCATAGGAATTGGTAATGGTAGGAACACTTCTATTTGGTATCATCATTGGGTAGGGGAAGCACCTCTTTATACCCTTGAGGATATTAAAATTCCAGAGTTGAAAGCCCATTGGTTTGTCAATAGAATCATTAGAAATGGAAAGTGGTATCTTGATGAGATTCAACATCTTCTTCCTACTCATATTAAGGATCTTATTCTAGCTTACCCCCTTTCAAATAATATGGATGAAGAGGATTTTATAAGATGGAAATACTCAAAAAATGGTGATTTTGATATTAAATCTGCCTATCATATTCAATTGCATGATCCTTCTCCTACTTCTTTTTCTAGCTTTCCGTGGAAAACTATCTGGAAAATAAAATGTCCTTACAAATACAAAATGCTTCTTTGGAATTGCTGTCATGAAATATTACCAGTAGCTGCTATTTTAAATCAAAGAATTCCAAATATTAGCCCTATCTGCTCTAGGTGCCAACAGCAAAAAGAGGATCACTTACATCTTTTTAGGGATTGCCCCCAATCAAGTGTTCTGTGGTCCTTCATTTTTCAGAGGGTTTGGAACACTGAACATTTCCAGTTCTGTGCGTTTTATAATTCAAGTTGGAAGGATTGGATTCATTTCAATCTCCATAATTCTGCTTCTTGGAAAGTTATATTTATTGTTGCTATTTGGCATATTTGGATCTCTAGAAACAAAGCTGTTTTTGATCTCAAAATGAAAAGTGCTTTCTCTCTTTATAACTCTTTCTTTATAGACTGGAACTCTACTAACTTGGCTTTGCAGGGTAAAAGTACAGATATCAAAACGAATCTTCCCCCTATTAGGAAGCAGTGGATGCCACCTTTGGAAGGATATATGAAACTAAATATTGATGGTGCTTGGAAATCAGGAAATGTGGCAGGAGGAGGAGGTGTTTTCAGAAGGCACACTGGCTCCTGGTTTGTTGGGTTCTCTACTAAATTTAGGGTTCATTCTCCTTTGGCTTCTGAACTCTATGCTTTGAGAGAGGGCCTAAAAATTGCAAAGAACTTCTTAATTGATAAGTTAGAAGTTGAAACAGATGCTTTGAATCTTAAGCTCCTTCTTGATAAAGTGAAAGATCATACTCATCATGAATTGGGTCCGGTTCTTCGAGAGGTTACTCAGCTTTTGGGAGAAAACTGGATCATTAGTTTCTCTCACATTCCAAAGACCTATAATAGAGTTGCTCATGCTTTGGCAGCTCACTCTTTGATTATGGTGGTGCAACATAAGCTTCACTACATCATTCCATCTTGTGCAAAAGAGGAATATGAAGGGGATTTTGAAAAAGCAAATCCAGCATATGCAGAGGAGATGAGAAGAAATGCCCGGGATCAAGTTCGGGCAATGTGCAATGCAAGAAAAGAAAATGCAGCAAAAAACAACAATATAGCTCAGACTTCTTCAGCTACAGAAATTGTCTTCGGTTCCATAGTCTCTACTATCAAACAGGTGATGCAGGATAAAGATTCAGGAAAGGATGGGAGCAATACTGAAAAGGGTAAAGGAAAGGCTTTTGTTCCATTTGTTGTTGGTAGTTCAACAATTCCAAAGGATATAGAAATTGTTGAAGTTGAAGACGATGAGGAGATCAATTCTGTCACCAACAACTAA
- the LOC110796132 gene encoding DNA repair RAD52-like protein 1, mitochondrial: MASSIFKSLRRSTAVFSSSPFLNQISSASSPLKTCGCLQMQKKSSFSNAATEDRERRRGREDEENDDIPTEGISRPMSEILKQLNKKVPDSLISVRSENGFSIKYIPWHIVNRIMNLHSPEWSGEVRNVTYSPDGKSVTVVYRVTLHGTDAEIYRESTGTALLEEKGFGDAVQKAEGMAFRRACARLGLGLHLYHEDMS; the protein is encoded by the exons ATGGCGTCGTCAATATTCAAATCCCTAAGAAGATCAACGGCAGTATTCAGCTCATCACCATTTCTGAATCAAATTTCATCAGCATCTTCTCCCCTCAAAACCTGCGGCTGCCTGCAGATGCAGAAGAAGTCAAGCTTCTCTAATGCAGCAACTGAGGATAGAGAACGAAGAAGAGGTAGAGAAGACGAAGAGAATGATGATATACCCACTGAAGGAATTAGCAGACCCATGTCTGAAATCCTCAAGCAACTCAATAAAAAAGTGCCTGATTCTCTTATTAGTGTTCGCTCTGAAAATGGGTTTTCTATCAAATATATTCCTTG GCATATTGTGAATCGAATTATGAACTTACATTCTCCAG AATGGTCTGGCGAGGTTAGGAATGTCACATACTCACCTGATGGCAAGTCCGTAACTGTTGTTTATCGCGTTACACTTCATGGGACTGATGCCGAG ATCTATAGGGAATCAACAGGAACTGCTTTGTTGGAAGAGAAAGGCTTTGGAGACGCTGTACAAAAGGCTGAAGGAATGGCATTTCGCCGAGCATGTGCACGATTGGGACTCGGGCTTCATCTCTACCATGAAGATATGTCATAG